One window from the genome of Anguilla rostrata isolate EN2019 chromosome 5, ASM1855537v3, whole genome shotgun sequence encodes:
- the bdh2 gene encoding dehydrogenase/reductase SDR family member 6 has translation MGRLDGKVIVLSAAAQGIGRAAAVAFAKEGAHVMATDINAEKLKELDSYPNIKTKVVDVTKRDQVEALANELDHIDVLFNVAGFVHHGTILDCEEKDWDFTMNVNVRSMYLMIKAFLPKMLARKSGNIINMASVASSIKGVPQRCVYSTSKAAVIGLTKSVAADFIEQGIRCNCICPGTVDTPSLRDRIQARPNPEQALKDFLARQKTGRMCTAEEVAHLCVYLASDESAYVTGTEHIIDGGWRL, from the exons atgggtCGGCTGGACGGGAAAGTGATTGTGTTGTCGGCGGCCGCACAAGGAATTGGTCGCGCAGCAGCCGTA GCATTTGCCAAAGAGGGTGCGCATGTCATGGCAACTGACATCAATGCTGAGAAGCTGAAAGAACTGGACAGCTATCCTA ATATTAAGACCAAGGTTGTGGACGTGACCAAGCGGGATCAAGTCGAGGCCTTGGCCAATGAACTGGACCACATCGATGTGCTCTTCAATGTGGCAGG GTTTGTGCATCATGGGACGATCCTGGACTGTGAGGAGAAGGACTGGGACTTCACCATGAACGTCAACGTGCGCAGCATGTACCTGATGATCAAGGCATTTCTGCCCAAG ATGTTGGCTCGCAAGTCTGGGAATATCATTAACATGGCATCCGTGGCATCTTCTATAAAAG GTGTGCCACAAAGGTGTGTGTACAGCACATCCAAGGCTGCTGTTATCGGACTCACCAAATCGGTGGCTGCAGATTTCATAGAGCAGGGCATACGCTGCAACTGCATCTGTCCAG GGACGGTGGATACTCCATCGTTGAGAGACAGAATCCAGGCCAGACCCAACCCAGAACAG GCCTTGAAAGACTTCCTGGCCAGACAGAAAACTGGCAGGATGTGCACGGCTGAAGAAGTGGCGCATCTCTGTGTGTACCTGGCCTCGGATGAG TCTGCCTATGTGACTGGAACAGAACACATCATTGATGGGGGCTGGAGACTCTGA